The Amycolatopsis coloradensis sequence CTAAAGGCGACACGCGCCCGGACCTGCGTTTCGCGGGCTAAACGCGATCTGCGGCCAGCATGGCACGACGGCCGGAGCCGGGCACCGGGAATGCCGTGGTCCCGTCGCGGGCACCCGGATCGCGATTAGCCCGCTAAACGCAGGTCGGCGTCAGTGGGCGAAGTGGCGCGTGCCGGTCAGGTAAAGGGTGACCCCGGCGGCCTCGGCGGCGGCGATGACCTCGGCGTCGCGGATCGAGCCACCCGGCTGGACGACGGCACGGACGCCGGCCTCCAGTAGGACCTCGAGCCCGTCCGGGAACGGGAAGAAGGCGTCCGACGCGGCGACGGAGCCCTTCGCCCGCTCTCCCGCACGCGACACCGCGAGCCGCGAGGAATCGACCCGGTTCACCTGGCCCATGCCGACGCCGACGGTCGCGCCGTCGTTCGCCAGCAGGATCGCGTTCGACTTCACCGCGCGCAGCGAACGCCACGCGAACTCGAGGTCGGCCAGCGTCCGCTCGTCGGCGGGCGCGCCGGTCGCCAGGGTCCAGTTCGCCGGGTCGTCGCCCTCGGCGGCGATCGTGTCGACGGTCTGCACCAGCATGCCGCCGGAGATCGGCCGGAACTCGATCGGATCCGGCGACGTGATTGCGGGCAGCTTCAGCAGCCGCACGTTCTTCTTGCGCTGCAGGATCTCCAGCGCCTCGGCGTCGAAGTCCGGCGCCAGGACGACCTCGGTGAACACCTCGGAGATCTGCTCGGCGGCCTCGCGGCTCACCGGCCGGTTGGTCGCGATCACCCCGCCGTAGGCCGAAACCGGGTCGCACGCGTGCGCCTTCCGGTGCGCCTCGGCGATGTCCTCGCCGACCGCGATCCCGCACGGGTTGGCGTGCTTGATGATCGCGACGGCCGGGGCCTCGAAGTCGTAGGCGGCACGGCGCGCGGCGTCGGTGTCGACGTAGTTGTTGTACGACATGGCCTTGCCGTGCAGCTGTTCCGCGTGCGCGAGGCCCGGCCGCCAATGCTTGTACAGCGCGGCCTTCTGGTGCGGGTTCTCGCCGTAGCGCAGCACGTCGCCGCGCTCCCACGAAGCGCCGGTGAAGTCCGGGAAACCGGAGTCGTCCGCGGGCGCGTAGACGTTCGCGA is a genomic window containing:
- the purH gene encoding bifunctional phosphoribosylaminoimidazolecarboxamide formyltransferase/IMP cyclohydrolase codes for the protein MSTAQGQRPVRRALIGVSDKAGLLELATGLHAAGVEIVSTGGTAKVIANAGVPVTPVEEVTGFPESLDGRVKTLHPRVHAGLLADRERPEHVEQLKQLDIAPFDLLVVNLYPFTQTVASGASPEDCVENIDIGGPAMVRAAAKNHNSVAVVVDPSRYEWVLERVAAGGFELADRKRLAAQAYAHTAAYDTAVASWFANVYAPADDSGFPDFTGASWERGDVLRYGENPHQKAALYKHWRPGLAHAEQLHGKAMSYNNYVDTDAARRAAYDFEAPAVAIIKHANPCGIAVGEDIAEAHRKAHACDPVSAYGGVIATNRPVSREAAEQISEVFTEVVLAPDFDAEALEILQRKKNVRLLKLPAITSPDPIEFRPISGGMLVQTVDTIAAEGDDPANWTLATGAPADERTLADLEFAWRSLRAVKSNAILLANDGATVGVGMGQVNRVDSSRLAVSRAGERAKGSVAASDAFFPFPDGLEVLLEAGVRAVVQPGGSIRDAEVIAAAEAAGVTLYLTGTRHFAH